One stretch of Musicola paradisiaca NCPPB 2511 DNA includes these proteins:
- a CDS encoding ABC transporter permease — MSFLVSRAWLLDETPATRRQAVWGQRYRLWLGLRTNPLAMIGLIIITLVLLLSLAAPLLTPYYPGFQDLSNRLAAPSSAHWLGTDELGRDVYTRILFGGRTTLGMVIAVVALTAPLGLLIGCIAGYAGSWLDKTLMRLTDIFLAFPRLVLALAFVAALKPGVESAILAIALTAWPPYARLARAETLQFRNSDFIAACRLTGASPFRIILRHIMPLCVPSLIVRVTLDMSSIIITAASLGFLGMGAQPPSPEWGTMIATARRFLFNAWWVPLVPCIAIFLTSLAFNFLGDGLRDVLDPKER; from the coding sequence ATGAGTTTCTTAGTCTCACGAGCCTGGTTGCTCGACGAAACCCCCGCAACGCGCCGTCAGGCGGTCTGGGGGCAACGCTACCGGCTGTGGCTGGGGCTGCGCACTAACCCGCTGGCGATGATAGGGTTGATCATCATCACGCTGGTGCTGTTGTTGTCGCTGGCCGCGCCGTTGCTGACGCCTTACTATCCCGGCTTTCAGGATCTCTCCAATCGACTGGCGGCGCCGTCATCGGCGCACTGGCTGGGTACGGACGAACTGGGGCGCGATGTGTACACCCGCATCCTGTTCGGCGGACGCACCACGCTCGGTATGGTGATCGCGGTGGTGGCGCTGACCGCGCCGCTCGGCCTGTTGATCGGCTGTATCGCCGGCTACGCGGGCAGTTGGCTGGATAAAACCCTGATGCGGTTGACGGATATCTTTTTGGCGTTCCCGCGCCTGGTGCTGGCGCTGGCGTTTGTCGCGGCGCTCAAACCGGGGGTGGAAAGCGCCATTCTGGCGATTGCGCTGACCGCCTGGCCGCCTTATGCCCGTCTGGCGCGGGCGGAAACGCTGCAGTTTCGCAACAGCGATTTCATCGCCGCCTGCCGTCTGACCGGCGCCTCGCCGTTTCGCATCATCCTGCGGCACATCATGCCGTTGTGCGTGCCGAGCCTGATCGTGCGCGTCACGCTGGATATGAGCTCCATCATCATTACCGCCGCCAGCCTCGGCTTCCTCGGCATGGGGGCGCAGCCGCCGTCGCCGGAGTGGGGCACCATGATCGCCACGGCGCGCCGTTTCCTGTTCAACGCCTGGTGGGTGCCGCTGGTGCCCTGCATCGCGATTTTCCTGACCTCGCTGGCGTTCAACTTCCTGGGCGACGGCCTGCGTGATGTGCTGGATCCGAAGGAGCGTTAA
- a CDS encoding ABC transporter permease — protein MRMLTRFFSTLGSLALTLLGLSILTFFIGRIMPTDPVLAAVGDNAPQAVVERVRQEMGLDQPLWIQYGHYLNQLLHGDLGRSVLTSNPVVSDIARYFPATLELATAAIIVAALLGIPLGVWAAVRQGRWVDQTIRVICLAGHSLPVFVLALMSLLIFYAVLDIAPGPGRQDIIFQDMVPHVTGLLTVDSLLARDYDALRDALAHMVQPVLILAYFSMAYITRMTRTFMLNALNGEFVITARAKGLSSRRVIWRHAFPTVAVQLVTVLALTYAGLLEGAVVTENVFSWPGLGQYLTNALLNADMNPVVGATLLVGAVYVLLNLLADILYRLLDPRVT, from the coding sequence ATGCGAATGTTGACCCGCTTTTTCAGTACGCTTGGCAGTCTGGCGCTGACGTTGTTGGGGCTTTCCATATTGACCTTCTTTATCGGTCGCATTATGCCGACCGACCCGGTACTGGCGGCCGTGGGGGATAATGCCCCACAGGCCGTCGTGGAACGGGTTCGACAGGAAATGGGGCTGGATCAGCCCCTGTGGATCCAATACGGTCATTACCTCAACCAATTGTTGCACGGCGACCTTGGTCGCTCGGTGCTGACCTCCAATCCGGTGGTTTCCGATATCGCCCGTTATTTCCCCGCCACGCTGGAACTGGCAACCGCTGCGATTATCGTCGCCGCGTTGCTTGGCATTCCGTTGGGCGTGTGGGCGGCGGTGCGCCAGGGGCGCTGGGTGGATCAGACGATACGTGTCATCTGCCTGGCTGGGCACTCGTTGCCGGTGTTTGTGCTGGCGCTGATGAGCTTGTTGATTTTCTACGCGGTGCTCGATATCGCGCCAGGGCCGGGGCGTCAGGACATTATCTTTCAGGATATGGTGCCGCACGTTACGGGTTTGCTGACGGTGGATTCCCTGCTGGCCCGTGACTATGACGCCCTGCGCGATGCGCTGGCGCACATGGTGCAGCCGGTATTGATCCTGGCGTATTTCAGCATGGCCTATATCACGCGCATGACCCGTACCTTCATGCTCAATGCGCTGAATGGCGAATTCGTGATTACCGCCCGTGCCAAGGGGTTGTCCTCCCGCCGGGTGATTTGGCGGCATGCCTTTCCCACCGTGGCGGTGCAACTGGTGACGGTACTCGCGCTGACCTATGCCGGCCTGCTGGAGGGGGCGGTGGTGACGGAAAACGTCTTCTCCTGGCCGGGCCTGGGGCAATATCTCACCAATGCGCTGCTCAATGCGGACATGAACCCGGTCGTCGGCGCCACGCTGCTGGTCGGTGCGGTGTATGTACTGCTTAACCTGCTGGCTGACATTCTCTATCGACTTTTGGATCCCCGAGTAACATGA
- a CDS encoding ABC transporter substrate-binding protein yields the protein MVTRRRFLAGCATVPFLSWLNLNTAFADTPPSMLVMAMQLDNMTSLDPQECFETVGTEVIGNLYQRLVMPNPSNPQEVIGDLASSWAVSNEGQTFTFHLNPQAKFADGAPVTAEDAAFSLQRAVKLDKSPAFIINQFGFTKDNVEQRITAPDAHTLVLNLEKPAAETFLLYCLSAPVGSVVQKKIALANQQNNDLGNQWIKQNSAGSGPFTLVSWKPSESIILQKNDNFPGDNVFKRVLLKHIVDPSAQLLMLQKGDVDIARDLTTEQIRPLLNDSNYHLVRQSIASLMLLSCNTGNEFLKKPQVWQAIKWALDYDSIQKNILPLTHKVHQSFLPDGFPAALGDNPFHLDVAKAKALLKDAGYPDGFEITMDHYSAQPFPDIAQAIQTQLGAIGIKVKLIAAENRQVLTKMRARQQQLALTAWGADYFDPNSNAEAFCINTDNSDSARNRTLAWRCNWSDDAFNQMTEQALHEKDAAKRIELYQTLQRKHRELSPFTVMMQYERTLACRKNLSGVTLTVLSKVPYQQVKKA from the coding sequence ATGGTCACCAGAAGACGTTTTCTTGCCGGTTGCGCAACCGTACCTTTCCTGTCCTGGCTCAATCTGAACACCGCATTTGCCGATACGCCGCCTTCCATGCTGGTGATGGCGATGCAGCTCGATAACATGACCAGTCTCGATCCGCAGGAGTGCTTTGAGACGGTGGGCACCGAAGTTATCGGCAACCTGTACCAGCGCTTAGTGATGCCGAACCCGTCCAACCCGCAGGAGGTGATCGGTGATCTGGCGAGCAGTTGGGCCGTCAGCAATGAAGGCCAAACCTTTACCTTTCATCTCAATCCGCAAGCCAAATTCGCTGATGGTGCGCCTGTCACCGCAGAAGACGCCGCATTTTCGTTGCAGCGTGCGGTGAAGCTGGATAAAAGTCCGGCCTTTATCATCAACCAGTTCGGTTTCACCAAAGACAACGTGGAACAGCGCATTACCGCGCCGGATGCCCACACGCTGGTGCTGAATCTGGAAAAACCGGCGGCGGAAACCTTCCTGCTTTATTGCCTGTCGGCGCCGGTGGGCAGCGTAGTCCAGAAGAAAATCGCGCTGGCTAACCAGCAGAACAACGACCTGGGCAACCAGTGGATCAAGCAGAATAGCGCCGGTTCCGGCCCGTTCACGCTGGTGAGCTGGAAACCCAGCGAAAGTATCATTCTGCAGAAAAACGATAATTTCCCTGGGGATAATGTCTTCAAACGTGTGCTGCTCAAGCATATCGTCGATCCGTCCGCTCAGTTGCTGATGCTGCAAAAAGGGGATGTGGATATTGCCCGTGATCTGACGACGGAACAGATTCGCCCGTTGCTGAACGACAGCAACTACCATCTGGTGCGTCAGAGCATTGCCAGCCTGATGTTGCTTTCCTGCAATACCGGCAACGAATTCCTGAAAAAGCCGCAGGTATGGCAGGCGATTAAATGGGCGCTGGATTACGACAGCATCCAGAAAAACATTCTGCCGCTGACCCATAAAGTGCATCAGAGTTTCCTGCCGGACGGTTTCCCGGCGGCGCTGGGCGACAACCCGTTCCATCTGGATGTCGCCAAGGCCAAAGCGCTGTTGAAAGACGCCGGATACCCGGATGGTTTTGAGATCACCATGGATCATTACTCCGCCCAGCCGTTCCCGGATATCGCACAGGCAATCCAGACGCAGCTCGGCGCTATCGGCATCAAGGTGAAGCTGATTGCGGCGGAAAACCGTCAGGTATTGACCAAAATGCGCGCTCGCCAGCAGCAACTGGCGTTGACTGCCTGGGGCGCGGACTATTTTGATCCGAACTCCAACGCCGAAGCGTTCTGCATCAACACCGACAACAGCGACAGTGCCCGCAATCGCACATTGGCCTGGCGTTGTAACTGGTCTGATGATGCATTCAATCAAATGACCGAGCAGGCGCTGCATGAGAAGGACGCCGCCAAGCGTATCGAGCTGTACCAGACCCTGCAGCGCAAACACCGTGAACTGAGCCCGTTTACCGTGATGATGCAGTATGAAAGAACGCTGGCCTGTCGCAAGAATCTTAGCGGCGTCACGCTGACCGTACTGAGCAAGGTTCCCTACCAGCAGGTGAAGAAAGCCTGA
- a CDS encoding LysR family transcriptional regulator, with the protein MRLRHIEVFQAIVQAGTISGAARLLNVSQPNVSRVLNHAEQQLGFALFERRVQGMVPTVEGRRLMPEIERLYSHLQDIAHLTEQIRRGKRQTVRLGAAHAFGQMIVAPAMVAFQQQAAMVNVELVTEHFGTLCQNVQQQQLDLALVFGQQVPTDLLAEPLCQSRMVAILPKNSPQQGPVSLEWLCHNNLLMMQQQDPLGQVVHRALRDRHLKPAASLYIKTYSVIADMVLAGGGTGIVDLFTAHRYADQLKIVPISQPLPFEVMLISRSDMPQSREVLQLKQELKIKCRELATRCLPMLQAA; encoded by the coding sequence ATGCGTTTACGCCATATCGAAGTCTTCCAGGCCATCGTTCAGGCTGGCACCATCAGCGGCGCGGCGCGGTTATTGAACGTCTCCCAGCCCAATGTCAGCCGGGTGCTAAATCACGCCGAACAGCAGTTGGGGTTCGCTCTGTTCGAACGGCGCGTGCAGGGTATGGTGCCGACGGTGGAGGGACGACGGTTGATGCCAGAGATTGAGCGTCTTTACAGCCACTTGCAGGATATCGCCCACCTGACGGAACAGATTCGCCGCGGCAAGCGTCAGACAGTACGGCTTGGCGCCGCCCATGCCTTCGGCCAGATGATCGTGGCGCCGGCGATGGTGGCGTTTCAGCAGCAGGCGGCGATGGTGAACGTGGAACTGGTGACAGAGCATTTCGGTACGCTATGCCAAAATGTTCAGCAACAACAGCTTGATTTGGCACTGGTATTCGGTCAGCAAGTCCCGACCGATTTGCTGGCGGAGCCGTTATGCCAATCTCGCATGGTGGCGATTCTGCCCAAAAACAGTCCGCAGCAGGGGCCGGTTTCACTGGAATGGTTGTGCCATAACAACCTGCTGATGATGCAACAGCAGGATCCACTGGGCCAGGTGGTGCACCGCGCGCTGCGGGATCGCCACCTGAAGCCGGCGGCCTCGCTGTATATCAAAACCTATTCGGTGATCGCCGATATGGTGCTGGCCGGCGGCGGCACCGGTATTGTCGATCTGTTCACCGCCCATCGTTACGCCGATCAACTCAAGATTGTGCCCATCAGCCAGCCATTGCCGTTCGAAGTGATGCTGATAAGCCGCAGCGATATGCCGCAATCACGCGAAGTGTTGCAGCTCAAACAGGAGCTGAAAATCAAATGCCGCGAGCTGGCAACCCGATGCCTGCCGATGTTGCAGGCCGCCTGA
- a CDS encoding glycosyltransferase family 2 protein has product MKISLVVPVYNEEDTIEIFYHAVREADFLEKIDVEIIFINDGSIDKTERIVNRIAQNDRLVTAINFTRNFGKEPAIFAGLEYATGDAVIPIDVDLQDPLEVIPLLIEKWRDGADVVLAKRADRQTDSFFKRKSAEVFYKIHNKISHPKIEENVGDFRLMSRDTIEHIKILPEKNLFMKGILSWIGGNVDIVEYTRHERSAGKSKFNAWKLWNLALEGITSFSTVPLRLWTYIGLGIATMSIAYAIWMVIDKLIWGNPVPGYPSIMTAILFLGGVQLIGIGTLGEYIGRIYIESKQRPRYIVKTINGISYTIPKTEKEQE; this is encoded by the coding sequence ATGAAAATTTCACTTGTAGTGCCTGTTTACAATGAAGAAGACACGATAGAAATATTTTATCACGCAGTCAGAGAAGCTGATTTTTTAGAAAAAATTGATGTAGAAATTATATTTATTAATGATGGAAGCATTGATAAAACTGAACGTATTGTTAACCGGATTGCTCAAAACGACCGCCTGGTAACAGCGATAAATTTCACGAGAAACTTTGGTAAGGAACCGGCCATTTTTGCCGGGCTTGAATATGCGACTGGTGACGCGGTTATTCCTATAGATGTTGATCTTCAGGATCCTTTAGAGGTTATTCCTCTATTGATTGAAAAATGGCGGGATGGCGCAGATGTGGTTTTAGCGAAACGCGCCGATCGGCAGACTGATAGCTTTTTCAAACGAAAAAGCGCCGAAGTGTTCTACAAAATTCACAATAAAATTAGTCATCCCAAAATCGAGGAAAATGTAGGTGACTTCAGATTAATGTCGCGCGATACCATTGAACATATCAAAATACTGCCGGAAAAAAATCTGTTCATGAAAGGAATTCTGTCATGGATCGGCGGCAATGTAGATATTGTTGAATATACACGACACGAGCGCTCGGCAGGAAAATCAAAATTCAATGCCTGGAAATTATGGAATCTCGCGCTTGAAGGCATCACCAGTTTTTCTACGGTTCCGCTGCGACTATGGACATATATAGGGCTAGGCATCGCGACAATGTCCATCGCTTATGCAATCTGGATGGTTATCGATAAATTGATCTGGGGAAACCCCGTTCCTGGTTATCCATCAATTATGACCGCAATTCTCTTCCTTGGCGGTGTTCAACTTATTGGCATCGGTACATTAGGTGAATATATCGGCCGGATTTACATCGAATCCAAACAGAGGCCAAGATATATTGTCAAAACCATAAATGGTATTTCTTATACTATCCCCAAAACAGAAAAAGAACAGGAATGA
- a CDS encoding GtrA family protein — MIKLFTKYCSVGMINTAIHWIVFALSVYVFSQTQALSNVIAFCVAVTFSFFINARFTFNASATALKYIGYISFMGMLSLGTGKLADSCRLPPLVTLITFSALSLICGFLFSHLLLFKNR, encoded by the coding sequence ATGATTAAGCTTTTCACAAAATATTGTTCAGTTGGAATGATCAATACCGCAATACATTGGATCGTATTTGCGCTTTCGGTGTATGTTTTTTCCCAAACCCAAGCACTGAGTAATGTGATTGCATTTTGCGTTGCTGTTACATTCTCTTTTTTCATCAATGCTCGTTTTACATTCAATGCCTCAGCTACTGCACTGAAATACATAGGCTACATTAGCTTTATGGGAATGCTCAGCCTCGGTACCGGCAAGCTGGCCGATAGTTGTCGATTACCACCTTTGGTTACGCTGATTACATTTTCCGCTCTCAGCCTTATCTGTGGTTTTTTATTTTCACACCTACTGCTTTTCAAAAACAGATGA
- a CDS encoding LuxR family transcriptional regulator — MVVSLPEVDFIRAAIQNHLARNLQCYSGLKYAYLIMNKRFPTDMVIISNYPSEWVNTYKKRNYNSIDPVILTAVNKVSPFSWNDNMVRNSRLKLPQLFEHARQYDICNGYTFVLHDQNNHMATLSLAADNIENMIHGNQEKLQMLLIATHEKTLSLYRELAESRQHRSNDMLFSERENDILYWASMGKTYQEIALILGIKTSTVKFHIGNVVRKLGVTNAKHAIRMGIEMNLIRRV, encoded by the coding sequence ATGGTCGTATCGCTTCCTGAGGTCGATTTCATCCGTGCGGCAATACAAAATCATCTCGCTCGTAATCTGCAATGTTACAGTGGGTTGAAATATGCTTATTTGATTATGAATAAGCGCTTCCCGACAGATATGGTGATTATTTCGAATTATCCATCTGAATGGGTGAATACGTATAAAAAGAGAAATTATAATAGTATCGACCCGGTGATTCTCACCGCTGTCAATAAAGTTTCACCATTCTCATGGAATGATAATATGGTGCGTAATTCCCGCCTTAAATTACCTCAATTATTTGAACATGCCCGGCAATATGATATCTGTAATGGGTATACTTTCGTGCTGCATGATCAAAATAACCATATGGCGACGTTGTCTCTGGCGGCCGATAATATTGAGAATATGATTCACGGCAATCAGGAAAAACTGCAGATGCTGTTGATTGCGACTCACGAGAAAACCCTGTCACTCTATCGCGAGTTGGCGGAAAGCCGTCAACATCGTAGTAATGACATGTTATTTTCCGAACGGGAAAATGACATTCTGTACTGGGCCAGCATGGGAAAAACCTATCAGGAAATTGCGCTGATTCTGGGTATTAAAACCAGTACGGTAAAATTCCATATCGGAAATGTGGTGAGAAAGTTGGGGGTGACGAATGCCAAACACGCCATTCGAATGGGGATTGAAATGAATCTGATTCGGCGTGTGTGA
- a CDS encoding YicC/YloC family endoribonuclease: MIRSMTAYARREIKGDWGNASWELRSVNQRYLETYIRMPEQFRSLEPVIRERIRQRLTRGKIECNLRFDLDPRAQGQLLLNESLAKQLVDAANWVKMQSDEGEINPLDILRWPGVMSAQEQDLDTISAELMQALEATLDDFITARESEGNALKQLIEQRLVGVSAEVTKVRAHMPSILQWQRERLLGKLEEAQVQLENNRLEQELVLLAQRIDVAEELDRLEAHVKETYNILTKKEAVGRRLDFMMQEFNRESNTLASKSINADVTASAIELKVLIEQMREQIQNIE; the protein is encoded by the coding sequence ATGATTCGTAGCATGACTGCTTACGCCCGGCGAGAAATCAAGGGCGACTGGGGCAATGCGTCCTGGGAACTGCGTTCTGTAAACCAGCGTTATCTGGAAACCTATATCCGCATGCCGGAACAATTTCGCAGTTTGGAGCCGGTTATTCGCGAGCGTATCCGCCAGCGCCTGACCCGCGGCAAAATCGAGTGCAACCTGCGTTTCGACCTCGACCCACGTGCGCAGGGGCAATTGCTCCTGAATGAATCGCTGGCGAAACAGCTGGTTGATGCCGCCAACTGGGTCAAAATGCAGAGCGACGAAGGGGAAATCAATCCGCTGGACATCCTGCGCTGGCCTGGCGTGATGTCGGCGCAGGAGCAAGACCTGGACACCATCAGCGCCGAGCTGATGCAGGCGCTGGAAGCAACGCTGGACGACTTCATCACCGCCCGTGAAAGCGAAGGCAATGCGCTCAAACAACTTATCGAGCAACGGCTGGTGGGCGTCAGCGCCGAAGTGACGAAAGTGCGTGCCCACATGCCCAGTATCCTGCAATGGCAGCGGGAAAGATTACTCGGCAAGCTGGAAGAAGCGCAGGTTCAGCTCGAAAACAACCGGCTGGAACAGGAGCTGGTGCTGCTGGCGCAGCGCATTGACGTGGCAGAAGAGCTGGATCGGCTGGAAGCCCACGTGAAGGAAACCTACAACATCCTCACCAAGAAAGAAGCCGTCGGCCGTCGGTTGGATTTCATGATGCAGGAATTTAACCGCGAATCGAACACGCTGGCGTCCAAATCCATCAATGCCGACGTCACCGCCTCCGCCATCGAACTGAAAGTCTTGATCGAGCAAATGCGGGAGCAGATTCAGAATATCGAGTAG
- a CDS encoding phosphotransferase enzyme family protein, with amino-acid sequence MPVLHPDDDTAALADILRHRYGVAPIMQIERLPIGQGTLNYRVLGAQRQYFMKRYTGQEDLQAETAGIALSETARHAGIPTARVIPNIDGQWIDHSTATALSLWRWSEGAVITHGLQAGHYQEIGAMLGRIHRVFASLPTAGLPRHKPEQWRSTDLGKVQSEVAQLLAILNEKIRNGTADAFDQRGLEALHARQQQLTTFTPLLAGLPALGVQPLHGDYTLVNMLFTGDKISAVLDFRPPALFFRSYELGRIAFSPHMVVNDPNWLNMAKRLITAYREEHPEVPLDDLIFSARVALLQLLKSLYGIKQHYLKPGLIPSDLDNFWALRHRTVGIMLPRLEEIEAVLRQSL; translated from the coding sequence ATGCCCGTTCTTCATCCTGATGACGACACCGCCGCGCTGGCCGATATCCTGCGGCATCGCTACGGCGTAGCGCCGATAATGCAGATAGAACGCCTGCCGATTGGGCAAGGGACGCTGAATTACCGTGTGCTCGGCGCACAGCGGCAGTATTTCATGAAACGGTATACCGGCCAGGAAGATCTGCAAGCAGAAACGGCCGGGATCGCGCTGTCGGAAACGGCTCGCCACGCAGGCATTCCTACCGCCCGCGTCATACCGAATATCGACGGACAGTGGATTGACCATAGCACCGCCACCGCCCTTTCGCTTTGGCGATGGTCTGAGGGTGCGGTTATCACCCATGGTTTGCAGGCCGGGCACTATCAGGAAATCGGCGCGATGCTGGGTCGCATCCATCGTGTCTTCGCATCGCTGCCGACGGCAGGCCTGCCGCGCCACAAACCGGAACAATGGCGCAGTACCGATCTCGGCAAAGTGCAGTCGGAAGTTGCACAGCTGTTGGCAATCCTCAATGAAAAAATACGGAACGGAACGGCGGATGCATTTGATCAACGCGGTCTCGAAGCATTACATGCGCGGCAGCAGCAACTCACCACATTCACGCCATTACTCGCGGGCCTGCCCGCATTGGGTGTGCAGCCCCTGCATGGCGATTATACGCTGGTGAATATGCTGTTTACCGGCGACAAAATAAGCGCCGTGCTGGATTTCCGCCCGCCGGCGTTATTTTTCAGAAGTTATGAATTGGGAAGAATCGCGTTTTCTCCGCATATGGTCGTCAACGATCCGAACTGGCTGAACATGGCCAAGCGGCTTATTACCGCCTACCGGGAAGAACATCCCGAGGTGCCGCTTGACGATTTGATCTTTAGCGCCAGAGTCGCACTGCTCCAGCTATTGAAAAGCCTTTACGGCATCAAACAGCATTACCTGAAACCGGGTTTGATTCCGTCGGATTTAGATAATTTCTGGGCGCTGCGCCACCGTACCGTTGGCATAATGTTGCCCCGGCTGGAAGAAATCGAAGCGGTATTACGGCAGTCGTTATAA
- a CDS encoding dipeptidase: MSDKPVFHDRIPVFDGHNDVLSRLWRQHRDTPTEAFLCGPSQGQIDLPRLRQGGFAGGLFATYVPSAKKEDANSVPGGNSVFTTPTLDEARETSFWMISTLLRIEAESAGQVKVCRSVAEIRRCMAQGVLATVMHIEGAEMLDPDLTLLDILYAAGLRSLGPLWSRPNIFGQGVPFRFPSSPDTGDGLTEAGLRLIRACNARRILVDLSHMDEKGFWQTAEISDAPLVASHSNAHALCAQSRNLTDRQLAAIRESNGFVGVNFGTAFLRADGRKDPSATVLEIVRHIEYLLEKVGEDNVGFGSDLDGTTVPPDLKDAAGFPILVQTMLDLGYSRTILEKICYSNWLRVLEATWGE; this comes from the coding sequence ATGTCAGATAAACCAGTGTTTCACGATCGCATTCCTGTGTTCGACGGCCACAATGACGTACTGTCCCGCCTATGGCGCCAGCATCGCGATACTCCGACGGAGGCATTTCTTTGCGGGCCGTCGCAAGGCCAAATCGACCTGCCTCGGCTACGTCAGGGTGGGTTCGCCGGCGGTTTGTTCGCCACCTACGTTCCTTCAGCCAAAAAGGAAGATGCAAACTCTGTACCAGGTGGTAACAGCGTATTCACAACCCCCACATTGGACGAAGCGCGGGAAACCAGTTTCTGGATGATTTCCACGCTATTACGCATTGAAGCCGAGTCCGCCGGACAGGTAAAAGTGTGTCGTAGCGTGGCGGAGATCCGGCGCTGTATGGCACAAGGCGTGCTGGCGACGGTGATGCACATTGAAGGTGCAGAGATGCTGGATCCCGACCTGACGCTGCTGGATATTCTGTATGCCGCCGGGTTGCGCAGCCTTGGCCCGTTATGGAGCCGGCCGAATATTTTCGGCCAGGGCGTGCCCTTCCGGTTTCCCTCCTCGCCTGACACCGGCGATGGCCTGACGGAAGCCGGTCTGCGGCTGATCCGCGCCTGTAATGCCCGGCGCATTTTGGTGGATTTATCCCATATGGACGAGAAAGGATTCTGGCAAACAGCGGAGATCTCCGATGCGCCGCTGGTCGCCAGCCACTCCAACGCCCATGCCTTGTGCGCGCAGTCGCGCAACCTGACCGACCGCCAACTGGCCGCCATCCGCGAAAGCAACGGCTTTGTCGGCGTCAATTTCGGTACCGCTTTCCTGCGGGCCGATGGCCGCAAAGATCCATCGGCAACTGTGTTGGAAATCGTCAGGCATATAGAGTATCTGCTTGAAAAAGTTGGGGAAGATAATGTGGGCTTCGGTTCTGATCTGGATGGCACCACCGTTCCTCCCGATCTGAAAGATGCGGCAGGATTCCCCATTTTGGTGCAAACCATGCTCGATCTTGGTTATTCACGCACCATTTTGGAGAAAATTTGTTACAGCAACTGGCTACGAGTGCTGGAAGCCACCTGGGGCGAATAG
- a CDS encoding RcnB family protein, whose product MKKAALALFICTVVISNAFVPASYAEGPGDNRAPQQQPWNPGNPGNPGNQGQGRQDHTGHDQGRPEARNDHGPGRQDHRAGPPQREHFAFGGHDFRRGHPVPRDFRWDQYRMDDWRGRGLYAPPSGYRWAYIDGNYVLIAVATGIITSIILNSALH is encoded by the coding sequence ATGAAAAAAGCAGCATTGGCATTGTTTATATGCACAGTAGTCATCTCTAATGCATTTGTTCCCGCATCCTATGCGGAAGGCCCAGGTGACAATCGCGCGCCACAGCAGCAGCCATGGAACCCCGGCAATCCTGGCAATCCCGGCAATCAGGGGCAAGGTCGGCAGGATCATACAGGCCACGACCAAGGCCGCCCGGAAGCGCGTAACGATCATGGCCCAGGCCGTCAGGATCACCGCGCAGGGCCGCCGCAGCGTGAACATTTTGCCTTTGGCGGCCATGATTTCCGGCGCGGCCACCCGGTGCCGAGAGACTTCCGCTGGGATCAGTATCGCATGGACGACTGGCGCGGGCGCGGCCTGTATGCGCCGCCGTCCGGCTACCGCTGGGCCTATATCGACGGCAACTATGTGCTGATTGCCGTTGCTACCGGCATCATCACCTCCATCATTCTCAATAGCGCACTGCACTGA